A genome region from Pseudomonas sp. N3-W includes the following:
- a CDS encoding RNA methyltransferase, whose amino-acid sequence MADKRYSCIGLYNPKSPENVGSVMRAAGCYGVASVFYTGKRYDRAADFVTDTKRVHYDIPLIGIDDLKKILPLGCVPVAVELVEGARSLPEYTHPDRALYIFGPEDGSLDKEIRDWCEDVVYIPTTGCMNLAATVNVVLYDRMAKGLNTRSGPKFR is encoded by the coding sequence GTGGCAGATAAACGGTACAGCTGCATTGGTTTGTATAACCCCAAATCACCGGAGAACGTCGGTTCGGTGATGCGCGCCGCCGGCTGTTACGGTGTGGCGTCGGTGTTCTACACCGGCAAGCGCTATGACCGCGCCGCCGACTTCGTCACCGACACCAAGCGTGTTCACTACGACATTCCCTTGATCGGCATCGACGACCTGAAAAAAATCCTGCCGCTGGGTTGTGTGCCGGTGGCGGTGGAACTGGTCGAAGGCGCCCGCTCGTTGCCGGAATACACCCACCCGGACCGCGCCCTCTACATCTTCGGCCCGGAAGACGGCTCGCTGGATAAAGAGATTCGCGACTGGTGCGAAGACGTGGTCTATATCCCGACCACCGGTTGCATGAACCTGGCAGCCACCGTCAACGTGGTGCTGTACGACCGCATGGCCAAGGGCCTGAACACCCGCTCAGGGCCTAAATTCCGCTGA
- a CDS encoding efflux transporter outer membrane subunit: MRPRLETLAATVAMALALQGCSLAPTYKAPTLDLPAQYREQTSDGPWHQANPAQQISTQWWQLYQDPRLNDLQQQLLKANPDLAAALAHFDAAQAYAGQLHAGLFPQITASAQPLRQRQSEDKPLRGSNQPSVYNSNTAGFALNFDLDLWGRIRNQVAAGDAQAQASGDDLASARLSLQQQLATLYIQLNGLDAQSTILASSLDDYGQALQLTRDRYEGAIASELDLTRAQSQLAEAQAQLDDVRAQRNLTEHAIGELVGEPASVFQLKASNQPLGLPSIPGALPSTLLQRRPDISAAERRVFAANANIGVARAAWYPDFSLTGLLGGQTAGSGSLLAAGNRYWALGPLVNLPIFDGGRLDANERQAKAEFEEAAAHYRSQVLRAVREVEDNLAQLRDLKREAGDEQAAVDAAQHTQTLAMNSYEAGAVNYLDVVTAQTSALQAQLRLQTLQTRQLQASVGLVVALGGGWNGGS; encoded by the coding sequence ATGCGCCCAAGGCTTGAAACGCTGGCCGCAACAGTGGCCATGGCGCTGGCCTTGCAGGGCTGTTCACTGGCACCGACCTACAAGGCGCCGACGCTCGACCTGCCCGCGCAATACCGCGAACAGACCAGCGACGGTCCGTGGCACCAGGCCAATCCCGCTCAACAAATTTCGACGCAATGGTGGCAGCTGTATCAGGACCCACGTCTGAACGACCTGCAACAGCAACTGCTCAAGGCCAACCCGGACCTGGCGGCGGCCCTCGCGCACTTTGATGCGGCACAGGCCTATGCCGGCCAGTTGCACGCCGGGCTGTTCCCGCAAATTACTGCTAGTGCCCAACCGCTGCGCCAGCGCCAGTCGGAGGACAAGCCGTTGCGCGGCAGCAATCAGCCGTCGGTGTACAACAGCAACACGGCCGGGTTTGCGCTGAATTTCGACCTCGACCTGTGGGGCCGGATTCGCAATCAGGTGGCGGCTGGTGATGCACAGGCCCAGGCCTCCGGGGATGATCTGGCATCGGCGCGGTTGAGCCTGCAACAGCAACTGGCGACCCTGTATATCCAGCTCAATGGTCTCGATGCGCAAAGCACCATTCTCGCCAGCTCGCTGGACGATTATGGACAGGCGCTGCAACTGACCCGCGACCGATATGAAGGCGCCATCGCCTCGGAGCTGGACCTGACCCGCGCCCAAAGCCAACTGGCCGAAGCCCAGGCGCAGCTGGACGATGTGCGGGCGCAACGCAACCTGACCGAGCATGCGATCGGCGAACTGGTGGGCGAACCTGCCAGTGTGTTTCAGCTCAAGGCGAGCAATCAGCCGCTGGGGTTGCCGTCGATCCCCGGCGCGCTGCCCAGCACCTTGCTGCAACGCCGCCCGGACATCTCGGCAGCCGAGCGCCGGGTGTTTGCCGCCAACGCCAACATCGGCGTTGCCCGTGCCGCCTGGTATCCGGACTTCAGCCTGACCGGCTTGCTCGGCGGGCAGACCGCTGGCAGCGGTAGCCTGCTGGCCGCCGGCAATCGTTATTGGGCACTGGGGCCGCTGGTCAATCTACCGATCTTCGACGGCGGTCGCCTCGACGCCAACGAACGCCAGGCCAAAGCCGAATTCGAAGAAGCCGCCGCGCACTACCGCAGCCAGGTGCTGCGTGCGGTGCGCGAAGTTGAAGACAACCTGGCGCAACTGCGCGACCTGAAACGCGAGGCCGGGGATGAGCAGGCAGCGGTCGATGCTGCCCAGCATACCCAGACGCTGGCCATGAACAGCTATGAAGCCGGGGCAGTGAATTATCTGGATGTGGTGACGGCACAAACCTCGGCATTGCAGGCTCAGCTGCGGTTGCAGACGTTGCAGACGCGGCAGTTGCAGGCGAGTGTTGGATTGGTGGTGGCGTTGGGTGGGGGGTGGAATGGTGGTAGCTGA
- a CDS encoding efflux RND transporter periplasmic adaptor subunit, translating to MSSDQKPSRKRLMLAGIGGLTLAALLVANGLAARTRHEKAVAAWTETAAMPLVSVFQPQQNVHGDSLRLPAHLEAWSKAPIHARVSGYLKDWKTDIGAQVKAGQILGEIDSPDLDQQVAQAHARLIQEQANARLAETTASRWQNLLATHSVSRQEADEKSSNAAAAKANAQAAAADYARLSALEDYKTIRAPFAGTITARNTDIGQLIKADSDSDPELFDIADTHQLRLYVPVPQNYASVIRPGMQAELIVPEHPGQHFTARLIGDSTAVDRRSGTLLAQFVADNPDGALLPGDYAEATLQIPADTHGVSIPASSLIFRAQGTQVAVLDPDNHVHLRDIHIGLDLGERLVIDQGLKPADRVVDNPPDALREGDVVQLADAGGAHAPKA from the coding sequence ATGTCGTCTGATCAAAAACCTTCGCGCAAACGCCTGATGCTGGCGGGGATTGGCGGTCTGACCCTGGCCGCGCTGCTGGTAGCCAATGGACTGGCCGCTCGCACTCGCCACGAAAAAGCCGTGGCCGCCTGGACCGAAACCGCCGCCATGCCGCTGGTCAGCGTGTTCCAGCCGCAACAGAACGTACACGGCGACAGCCTGCGTCTGCCGGCGCATCTGGAGGCGTGGAGCAAGGCGCCGATCCACGCTCGCGTCAGCGGCTACCTCAAGGACTGGAAAACCGACATCGGTGCCCAGGTGAAAGCCGGGCAGATTCTCGGCGAAATCGACAGCCCGGACCTCGATCAGCAAGTGGCGCAAGCCCATGCGCGGCTGATTCAGGAACAGGCCAACGCACGCCTGGCCGAAACCACCGCAAGCCGCTGGCAGAACCTGCTGGCGACGCATTCGGTGTCGCGTCAGGAAGCCGATGAAAAAAGCTCCAACGCCGCTGCCGCCAAGGCCAATGCCCAGGCTGCCGCCGCCGACTATGCGCGGCTCTCGGCCCTTGAAGACTACAAGACCATTCGTGCGCCCTTCGCCGGGACCATCACCGCGCGCAATACCGATATCGGTCAGTTGATCAAGGCCGACAGCGACAGCGACCCGGAGCTGTTCGACATCGCCGACACCCATCAACTGCGCCTCTATGTGCCGGTGCCGCAGAACTATGCCAGCGTGATCCGCCCCGGCATGCAGGCCGAATTGATCGTGCCGGAGCATCCTGGCCAGCATTTCACGGCTCGGCTGATCGGCGACTCCACGGCGGTGGACCGTCGCTCCGGCACGCTGCTGGCGCAATTTGTCGCCGACAACCCGGATGGCGCCTTGCTGCCCGGTGACTATGCCGAGGCCACCTTGCAGATTCCGGCTGACACCCATGGCGTCAGCATCCCGGCCAGTTCGCTGATCTTCCGTGCCCAGGGCACGCAAGTCGCGGTGCTCGACCCGGACAATCATGTGCATTTGCGTGACATCCATATCGGCCTGGATCTGGGCGAGCGACTGGTGATCGATCAGGGCCTGAAGCCTGCGGATCGAGTCGTCGATAATCCGCCAGACGCGCTGCGTGAAGGCGATGTCGTGCAACTGGCCGACGCCGGAGGTGCCCATGCGCCCAAGGCTTGA
- a CDS encoding efflux RND transporter permease subunit, with protein sequence MLGLVKTALLKPYTFIVLAIFICIIGPMAALRTPTDVFPDIGIPVIAVVWQYNGLAPQDMAGRVIYTYERSLSTTVNDIEHIESQSLPGMGIVKIFFQPGVDIRTANAQVTAVSQTVLKQMPPGITPPLILNYSASTVPILQMAFSSPTLSEAKIRDLVQNNIRLPLTSVPGLAIPTPMGGKQRQITLDLDPQALAAKGLSAQDVGNALAAQNQIIPVGTAKLGPNEYTVLLNNSPKAIDELNDLPIKTVDGALITIGQVAHVRDGSPPQTNIVRVDGRRAVLMPALKNGNISTLSIIDGIRQMLPRINETLPPSLKTSLLGDASVFVKQSVGSVAKEGIIAALLTSAMILLFLGSWRSTLIIAASIPLAVLSAIALLAVSGQTLNVMTLGGLALAVGILVDDATVTIENINWHLEQGKAVKTAILDGAKQIVGPAFVSLLCICIVFVPMFMLQGIAGYLFRPMALAVIFAMASSFILSRTLVPTLAMFLLKPHVPEQGPGHHPEDEFINHHEGEQHRKQHHPLLQRVLNFQQGFERHFSNLRDTYFGLLELALQYRKRFLLGFLACVLASFALLPSLGQDFFPATDAGALSLHVRLPLGTRIEESAAAFDRIEARIREIIPANQLDTIVDNIGIPLSGIDMAYSNSGTIGPQDGDIQVSLKADHSPTADYVKRLREALPNSFPGSHFAFLPADISSQILNFGAPAPLDVKISGPNGDENRAYAVELERRLQHVAGIADLRIQQSTGYPSLQVNVDRLRANGLGITERDVTNSMVASLAGSSQTAPTFWLNPANGVSYGVVAATPQYRLDSLPSLEALPVTGSDGRSQILGGLANISRVQSPAVVSHYNIMPTLDLYANVQGRDLGGVAKDIQKVLDDTASMRPKGSVISLHGQIDALHEAFSGLSFGLLGAVVLIYLLIVVNFQSWVDPFVIITALPAALAGIVWMLFLSGTSLSVPALTGAILCMGVATANSILVVSFCRERLAEHGDALKAALEGGYTRFRPVCMTALAMIIGMLPLALSEEQNAPLGRAVIGGLILATTATLLFVPVVFSLVHGRQSSRAEAEENLAGENTHVV encoded by the coding sequence ATGCTCGGGCTGGTAAAGACCGCACTGCTCAAGCCCTACACGTTTATCGTGCTGGCAATTTTCATCTGCATCATCGGGCCGATGGCGGCCCTGCGTACGCCCACGGACGTGTTTCCCGACATTGGTATTCCGGTCATCGCGGTGGTCTGGCAGTACAACGGCCTGGCGCCGCAGGACATGGCCGGACGGGTGATCTATACCTATGAGCGTTCGCTGAGCACCACGGTCAACGACATCGAACACATCGAGTCGCAATCGCTGCCGGGCATGGGCATCGTCAAAATCTTCTTCCAACCGGGTGTGGATATCCGCACCGCCAATGCTCAGGTCACGGCGGTATCGCAGACCGTGCTGAAACAGATGCCACCGGGCATCACCCCGCCGCTGATCCTCAACTACAGCGCCTCGACCGTGCCGATCTTGCAGATGGCGTTCTCAAGCCCGACGTTGTCGGAGGCGAAGATCCGCGACCTGGTGCAGAACAACATCCGCCTGCCGCTGACGTCGGTGCCGGGGCTGGCGATCCCCACGCCCATGGGCGGCAAACAACGGCAGATCACCCTCGATCTTGACCCGCAAGCGCTGGCCGCCAAGGGCCTCTCGGCCCAGGACGTGGGCAACGCGTTGGCGGCGCAGAACCAGATCATCCCGGTGGGCACCGCCAAGCTCGGCCCCAACGAATACACGGTGCTGCTCAATAACAGCCCGAAAGCCATCGATGAACTCAACGACCTGCCGATCAAGACCGTCGACGGCGCGTTGATCACCATCGGCCAGGTGGCCCACGTGCGCGACGGCTCACCGCCGCAGACCAACATCGTGCGCGTGGACGGGCGTCGTGCGGTGCTGATGCCGGCGCTGAAGAACGGCAACATTTCCACGCTGTCGATCATCGACGGCATTCGCCAGATGCTGCCGCGCATCAACGAAACCCTGCCGCCGTCGCTGAAAACCTCGCTGTTGGGAGACGCTTCGGTGTTCGTCAAACAATCGGTGGGCAGCGTCGCCAAAGAAGGCATCATCGCCGCGTTGCTGACCAGCGCAATGATCCTGCTGTTCCTCGGCAGCTGGCGCTCGACCCTGATCATCGCCGCCTCGATTCCGCTGGCCGTGTTGTCGGCCATCGCCCTGCTGGCCGTCAGCGGCCAGACCCTGAACGTCATGACGCTCGGAGGGCTGGCGTTGGCGGTGGGGATTCTGGTGGACGATGCCACGGTGACCATCGAGAACATCAACTGGCACCTGGAACAAGGCAAGGCGGTGAAGACCGCGATCCTTGACGGTGCGAAGCAGATTGTCGGCCCGGCCTTCGTGTCCTTGCTGTGCATCTGCATCGTGTTCGTGCCGATGTTCATGCTGCAGGGTATCGCCGGTTACCTGTTCCGGCCGATGGCGCTGGCGGTGATTTTCGCCATGGCCAGTTCGTTCATCCTGTCGCGTACGCTGGTGCCGACGCTGGCAATGTTCCTGCTCAAGCCGCATGTGCCGGAGCAAGGCCCGGGGCATCACCCGGAAGATGAGTTCATCAACCATCACGAGGGCGAACAACACCGCAAACAGCACCACCCTTTGCTGCAACGGGTGCTGAATTTCCAGCAGGGTTTCGAGCGGCATTTCTCCAACCTGCGGGACACGTATTTCGGTTTGCTGGAGCTGGCGCTGCAATACCGCAAGCGTTTCCTGCTGGGGTTTCTCGCCTGTGTGCTGGCCTCGTTTGCGCTGCTGCCGAGCCTGGGCCAGGACTTCTTCCCGGCCACCGACGCCGGCGCGCTGTCGCTGCATGTGCGCTTGCCGCTGGGCACGCGGATCGAAGAAAGCGCGGCGGCGTTCGACCGCATCGAAGCGCGCATCCGCGAGATCATTCCGGCCAATCAACTGGACACCATTGTCGACAACATCGGCATCCCGCTGAGCGGCATCGACATGGCCTACAGCAACAGCGGCACCATCGGCCCGCAGGATGGCGACATCCAGGTCAGTCTCAAGGCCGACCACAGCCCCACCGCCGATTACGTGAAACGCCTGCGCGAAGCCTTGCCGAACAGTTTTCCCGGCAGTCACTTTGCGTTTCTGCCGGCAGACATCAGCAGCCAGATCCTCAACTTCGGCGCACCGGCACCGCTGGACGTGAAAATTTCCGGGCCCAATGGCGATGAGAACCGTGCCTACGCCGTGGAACTCGAGCGACGCCTGCAACATGTCGCCGGGATTGCCGACCTGCGGATCCAGCAGTCCACCGGTTATCCGTCATTGCAGGTCAACGTTGACCGGCTGCGGGCCAATGGCCTGGGCATCACCGAGCGTGACGTGACCAACAGCATGGTCGCCTCCCTGGCCGGCAGCTCGCAGACCGCACCGACCTTCTGGCTCAACCCGGCCAACGGCGTGTCTTACGGGGTGGTCGCGGCCACGCCGCAATATCGCCTGGACAGCCTGCCTTCGCTGGAAGCGCTGCCGGTGACCGGCAGTGACGGCCGGTCGCAGATTCTCGGCGGCCTGGCGAACATTTCCCGGGTACAGAGCCCGGCGGTGGTCAGCCACTACAACATCATGCCGACCCTCGACCTGTACGCCAACGTGCAGGGCCGCGACCTCGGCGGCGTCGCCAAGGACATCCAGAAAGTGCTGGATGACACCGCCTCGATGCGGCCCAAGGGCTCGGTGATCAGCCTGCACGGGCAGATCGATGCCCTGCACGAAGCGTTCAGCGGTCTGAGCTTCGGCCTGCTCGGCGCAGTGGTGCTGATCTACCTGCTGATCGTGGTCAACTTCCAGTCCTGGGTCGATCCGTTCGTGATCATCACCGCCCTGCCCGCCGCCCTCGCCGGGATTGTCTGGATGCTGTTCCTGAGCGGCACCTCGCTGTCGGTGCCGGCCCTGACCGGGGCCATCCTGTGTATGGGGGTGGCGACCGCCAACTCGATTCTGGTGGTGAGTTTCTGTCGTGAACGCCTGGCCGAACACGGCGATGCTCTCAAGGCCGCGCTGGAGGGTGGCTACACGCGTTTCCGCCCCGTATGCATGACCGCCCTGGCGATGATCATCGGCATGCTGCCGCTGGCCCTGTCCGAAGAACAGAACGCGCCACTGGGCCGCGCCGTGATCGGCGGCCTGATCCTCGCCACTACCGCCACCCTGCTATTCGTTCCCGTGGTTTTCAGTCTGGTCCATGGACGTCAATCATCTCGCGCTGAAGCTGAAGAAAATCTTGCTGGAGAAAACACCCATGTCGTCTGA
- a CDS encoding HAMP domain-containing sensor histidine kinase — protein sequence MSLPNLSKGWSSSTSRMLALYSALFVIWSCVLMGGLYYEVSGYLSNLARHSLMQRQHLFARLHGDQLIEALNSSMKLDMPSVDAFGLFDSQKTPLNGAIHSIPARLPLDGQIHELSNCVDSDDPALPQSSCDAVATAIGNGRWLVLVRDNGSLLAVTQIIWHALFWGISLTIIPGLAGWQLLRRRPLRRIRAIQASAEAIVAGNLTQRLPLSDRRDELDMLAAIVNAMLERIERLMNEVKGVCDNIAHDLRTPLTRLRTQLYRIQQEPVEGSPQAAQMNKVINEADNLMARFRSLLRISELEDHQRRADFVQLDPSPLLDEVYDFYLPLAEEAGLTLRLQRPESLPPLHGDRALLFETLANLLSNSIKFTPQGGEVTLRASNETGSTRIEILDTGPGIPAVEREAIFQRFYRCDDTQHQSGFGLGLSIVAAIINLHGFKLEVGSGVRGGTRMILDCRTALI from the coding sequence ATGTCATTGCCGAACCTGTCTAAAGGCTGGAGTTCATCGACCAGCCGCATGCTGGCGCTGTACAGCGCGCTGTTCGTGATCTGGAGCTGTGTACTCATGGGCGGCTTGTACTACGAAGTGTCCGGCTACCTGAGCAACCTTGCCCGGCACTCGCTGATGCAGCGTCAGCATCTGTTCGCGCGCCTGCACGGCGACCAGTTGATTGAAGCGCTGAACAGCAGCATGAAGCTCGACATGCCCAGCGTGGACGCCTTTGGCCTCTTCGACAGTCAGAAAACCCCCTTGAACGGCGCGATCCACTCTATCCCCGCGCGACTGCCACTGGATGGGCAGATTCATGAGCTGAGCAACTGCGTGGACTCCGACGACCCTGCCCTGCCGCAATCCAGTTGCGACGCGGTGGCCACCGCGATCGGCAACGGTCGCTGGCTGGTGCTGGTGCGCGACAACGGTTCGCTGCTGGCGGTCACCCAGATCATCTGGCATGCGCTGTTCTGGGGCATTTCCCTGACCATCATTCCCGGCCTTGCTGGCTGGCAGCTGCTGCGCCGCCGCCCGTTGCGGCGTATCCGGGCGATCCAGGCCAGTGCCGAAGCCATCGTCGCCGGCAATTTGACCCAGCGCCTGCCGTTGTCGGACCGGCGCGATGAACTGGACATGCTGGCCGCCATCGTCAATGCCATGCTGGAGCGCATCGAGCGGCTGATGAACGAAGTCAAAGGCGTGTGTGACAACATCGCCCATGATTTGCGCACACCGCTGACCCGGCTCCGCACGCAGCTTTACCGCATCCAGCAAGAGCCGGTGGAAGGCTCGCCCCAGGCCGCGCAGATGAATAAAGTCATCAACGAGGCCGACAACCTGATGGCGCGTTTTCGCAGCCTGTTGCGTATCTCTGAACTGGAAGACCATCAACGCCGCGCCGACTTCGTTCAGCTCGATCCGAGCCCGTTGCTCGACGAGGTGTATGACTTTTACCTGCCGCTCGCCGAGGAGGCCGGACTGACCTTGCGCCTGCAACGCCCCGAATCATTGCCGCCGCTGCATGGCGACCGGGCCTTGCTGTTTGAAACCCTGGCGAACCTGTTGAGCAACTCGATCAAGTTCACCCCGCAGGGTGGCGAGGTGACGCTCAGAGCGAGCAACGAAACCGGCAGCACACGGATCGAAATACTGGACACCGGCCCCGGTATTCCTGCCGTTGAGCGAGAGGCGATCTTCCAGCGTTTCTATCGCTGTGATGACACTCAGCATCAGAGCGGCTTCGGACTGGGGTTGTCGATTGTTGCGGCCATCATCAATTTGCATGGCTTCAAGCTCGAAGTGGGCAGTGGGGTGCGGGGCGGTACGCGGATGATCCTGGATTGCCGGACGGCCCTGATCTAG
- a CDS encoding response regulator transcription factor, protein MTRILTIEDDAVTAREIVTELQSHGFEVDWIDNGREGLVKAVSGNYDLITLDRMLPELDGLAIVTTLRAIGVATPILMISALSDVDERVRGLRAGGDDYLSKPFATDEMAARVEVLLRRKSPVAAFETTLRVADLELNLISHEAHRAEQPLNLLPTEYKLLEFMMRNTGQILSRMMIFEEVWGYHFDPGTNLIDVHIGRLRKKIDPPGLMPLIRTMRGSGYVIAEPV, encoded by the coding sequence ATGACCCGTATTTTGACCATTGAAGATGATGCCGTGACGGCCAGGGAGATCGTGACCGAGCTGCAAAGCCACGGTTTCGAAGTGGACTGGATCGACAATGGCCGCGAAGGACTGGTGAAAGCCGTCAGCGGCAACTACGACCTGATCACCCTCGACCGCATGCTGCCCGAGCTCGATGGCCTGGCCATTGTCACCACGTTACGCGCCATTGGCGTGGCAACGCCGATTCTGATGATCAGCGCCCTGTCCGATGTCGACGAGCGTGTGCGCGGGCTGCGCGCCGGTGGCGACGACTATCTGTCCAAGCCGTTCGCCACCGACGAAATGGCGGCACGGGTCGAAGTGCTGTTGCGGCGCAAAAGCCCGGTGGCGGCGTTCGAAACCACCCTGCGGGTCGCCGACCTGGAACTCAACCTGATCAGCCACGAGGCGCATCGCGCCGAACAACCGCTGAACCTGTTGCCCACCGAATACAAACTGCTCGAATTCATGATGCGCAATACCGGGCAGATCCTGTCGCGCATGATGATTTTCGAAGAAGTCTGGGGCTACCACTTCGACCCGGGCACCAACCTGATCGACGTGCACATCGGCCGTCTGCGCAAGAAGATAGACCCGCCCGGCCTGATGCCATTGATTCGGACCATGCGAGGCTCGGGGTATGTCATTGCCGAACCTGTCTAA
- a CDS encoding YajD family HNH nuclease, whose amino-acid sequence MSSSTPPTNTSKLDRILADNQRDKEMGYRDKALKMYPHVCGRCAREFAGKRLSELTVHHRDHNHDNNPQDGSNWELLCLYCHDNEHSRYTDQQYFGEGSLSTPKIAKATHNPFAALAGLMKKED is encoded by the coding sequence ATGAGTTCGTCAACGCCCCCGACCAACACCTCGAAGCTGGACCGCATCCTCGCCGACAACCAGCGCGACAAGGAAATGGGTTACCGCGACAAGGCGCTGAAAATGTACCCGCATGTGTGCGGCCGTTGCGCCCGTGAATTTGCCGGCAAACGCCTGAGCGAACTGACCGTGCACCACCGCGACCACAACCACGACAACAACCCTCAGGACGGTTCGAACTGGGAACTGTTGTGCCTGTACTGCCACGACAACGAACACTCCCGTTATACCGACCAGCAATACTTCGGCGAAGGCTCGCTGAGCACGCCGAAAATCGCCAAGGCCACGCATAACCCGTTTGCGGCACTGGCCGGGCTGATGAAAAAAGAAGACTGA
- a CDS encoding spermidine synthase: MKRFVLLDTAPIPENGGALCLFEYGEDFVIKIQGGDGGQLMNTRMHGSEDALAEIPCRKVAGRPDSRVLIGGLGMGFTLASALKHLGKTAEVVVAELVPGVVEWNRGPLGEKAGKPLLDPRTVIRMEDVAKVLQAEPQGFDAIMLDVDNGPEGLTQKANSWLYSAGGLSACAKALRPKGVLAVWSASADRQFSDKLKKAGFKAEEVQVFAHGNKGTRHTIWIAEKLKG; this comes from the coding sequence ATGAAACGTTTCGTTCTGCTCGACACCGCTCCTATTCCTGAAAACGGCGGTGCCCTGTGCCTGTTCGAATACGGCGAGGACTTCGTCATCAAGATCCAGGGCGGCGACGGCGGGCAACTGATGAACACCCGCATGCACGGTTCCGAAGACGCCCTGGCCGAGATCCCGTGCCGCAAGGTGGCCGGTCGACCGGACTCGCGCGTATTGATCGGTGGCCTGGGCATGGGTTTTACCCTTGCCTCTGCGCTCAAGCATCTGGGCAAGACCGCCGAAGTAGTGGTCGCCGAGCTGGTGCCGGGGGTCGTTGAATGGAACCGTGGCCCGCTGGGCGAAAAAGCCGGCAAACCGCTCCTCGACCCGCGCACGGTGATCCGCATGGAAGACGTGGCCAAGGTCCTGCAAGCCGAACCGCAGGGCTTCGATGCGATCATGCTCGACGTCGACAACGGCCCCGAAGGCCTGACCCAGAAAGCCAACAGCTGGCTGTACTCCGCCGGCGGCCTGAGCGCCTGCGCCAAAGCCTTGCGGCCCAAAGGCGTGCTGGCCGTGTGGTCGGCCAGCGCCGACCGGCAGTTTTCCGACAAGTTGAAAAAAGCCGGTTTCAAGGCCGAGGAAGTGCAGGTCTTCGCCCACGGCAACAAGGGCACGCGCCACACCATCTGGATTGCCGAGAAGCTCAAGGGCTGA
- a CDS encoding cyclic nucleotide-binding domain-containing protein gives MSEPTLLNNEIRDWLMDCGLFDQLLPADFATASGYFSISTVAEGEEIFHEGDAGSFMCIIHTGQVAVQKTNSDGQRVTMATLRSGRAFGEMAVLDGERRSASCVAASNCQLLNLGKDSLEKMLNDAPKIAAKIIRALAVSLSKRLRMADGQLLSQQV, from the coding sequence ATGTCAGAACCGACCTTGCTGAACAACGAAATCCGCGACTGGCTGATGGACTGCGGCCTGTTCGATCAATTGCTGCCGGCTGATTTTGCCACCGCCTCGGGCTATTTCAGCATCAGCACCGTGGCCGAAGGTGAAGAGATCTTCCACGAAGGCGATGCCGGCAGTTTCATGTGCATCATCCACACCGGCCAGGTGGCGGTGCAGAAGACCAACAGCGACGGGCAACGGGTGACCATGGCCACCCTGCGCAGCGGTCGGGCCTTCGGTGAAATGGCCGTACTCGATGGTGAGCGGCGCTCGGCCAGTTGCGTGGCGGCGAGCAACTGTCAGTTGCTCAACCTGGGCAAGGACTCGCTGGAAAAGATGCTCAACGACGCGCCAAAAATTGCCGCCAAGATCATCCGCGCCCTCGCCGTCTCCCTCTCGAAACGTCTGCGCATGGCTGACGGGCAACTGCTGTCGCAGCAGGTCTAG